One Ctenopharyngodon idella isolate HZGC_01 chromosome 9, HZGC01, whole genome shotgun sequence DNA window includes the following coding sequences:
- the LOC127519242 gene encoding immunoglobulin superfamily member 2-like isoform X2 — MREKEKGSVRLRMVNFWYRLWHLPLLLCLSGLLQWDLCYSQRLVQIQEGPLYRVQGYPISISCNVSGFKGPSLQNFEFRLKKSNVDINIISTENQNFAYAMFSSRVREKDIEIERLSGSSVLLRIKNLLEGDEGDFFCDTPNTDGEYLGTYEAGTTLNVIKDTLVASYFGSSSQSLSEGDPLQLECQVSSETYQHTHLSVIWFVHSEEDENPRPIITLNKDLTVKPGAGFEDRYRASLISMDKVEDTTYRLKMSQLQQSDQGKIYCKAIEWIQDPDRSWTQIAYKTSSACNVEVKRIVGPDVDSFSVYMKASKGPLQVGDAVDIHCSVKAQNLGHLFSVTWLKNQKNVAQIGSSGMLTVFDSYKERENAAEMRAVKSSHTDYLLTIRSARTEDQGQYQCEVWQEHMNDDGTFRKIQKQLSSPETVNITPKESDLTVVMVMKDSVTEGDTLQVTCSVSGFKGPLSVSWQHKKDSGDSFSDVISLTHEGVMKDIGTRYQNRHVQTLHSPAGNFTLEIGASATSDSGEYRCIVSEWTVQSNGEMTKANTQSQQKAISVNSVESLMKVTLKSRTTSVPINSSIELLCTVKGPKVSLGVRWMFRPPNSTVQRNILSIRHTGEISWGADQRNYQLSVQPQPSATILLLIVPRASKQQEGQYQCQVDAYQKYIQKAMKNSNPLAVTVQKPVSKLSLSKLKSRMETTADTDAIIECSVLTTTTDTSRLTITWMIGSQMLLTMDLDAVVKFGPTAGLEMDQRICMKVRQKQTFQLTVHQVRTSDSGQYRCEVDEWLQDPLGDWYSLEKKSVSTELVVKEKESNLHVKKGNNMLNLTKHQAGFTVDCVIDSQSSDNSAFEVTWFKVQEEGPVTIFTARRDGTLHSAINDKNLVFGRPLATHYKLTVPQINPTDVGQYYCQVEEWLPTANNWKKFASDKSGELSVHVHTEGDSKISIDLFGLTLGITIPLICFLVLVIILLLSRKHKRNSDQKKKKACLWAENHPLNPVPKGTSAARDHS; from the exons atgagagagaaggagaaaggATCCGTCAGATTACGGATGGTCAACTTCTGGTACCGACTGTGGCACCTGCCGCTGTTGCTGTGTCTCTCAGGACTCCTGCAGTGGG ATCTGTGCTACAGTCAGCGTCTGGTCCAGATCCAGGAAGGTCCTCTGTATCGAGTACAAGGATATCCCATCTCCATATCCTGTAATGTTAGTGGGTTTAAAGGCCCATCTTTACAGAATTTTGAATTTAGGCTCAAGAAATCAAACGTGGATATAAATATAATCAGTACTGAAAACCAAAACTTTGCCTACGCAATGTTCTCCAGTAGGGTAAGGGAAAAAGATATTGAGATTGAGAGGTTGTCAGGATCTTCAGTTCTCTTGAGGATCAAAAATTTGCTGGAAGGAGATGAAGGAGATTTCTTCTGTGACACCCCAAACACAGATGGTGAATATTTAGGAACTTATGAAGCGGGAACAACACTTAACG TGATTAAGGACACCCTGGTGGCATCATACTTTGGCTCTTCCTCCCAGAGTTTGTCTGAAGGTGATCCTCTTCAGCTTGAGTGTCAGGTCTCCAGCGAAACTTATCAGCACACCCATCTGTCGGTCATCTGGTTTGTCCACAGTGAAGAGGATGAGAACCCCCGACCAATCATCACTCTGAACAAAGATCTGACTGTAAAGCCAGGAGCTGGATTTGAGGATCGCTACCGCGCAAGTCTTATCAGCATGGATAAGGTGGAGGACACAACCTACAGACTGAAGATGTCTCAATTGCAGCAGTCAGACCAGGGGAAGATCTACTGCAAAGCCATTGAGTGGATCCAAGACCCAGACCGTTCCTGGACACAGATTGCCTACAAAACCAGCTCGGCATGTAACGTGGAGGTCAAACGAATTG TGGGCCCTGATGTAGATTCATTTAGTGTCTATATGAAGGCCTCAAAGGGGCCACTACAGGTGGGAGATGCAGTGGACATCCACTGCAGTGTGAAGGCTCAGAATCTTGGTCATTTATTTTCGGTGACTTGGCTGAAGAATCAGAAGAACGTGGCTCAGATCGGATCTTCTGGGATGCTCACTGTGTTTGACAGttacaaagagagagagaatgcagCGGAGATGAGAGCAGTGAAAAGCAGTCACACGGACTACCTGCTGACCATCCGTTCGGCTAGGACTGAAGACCAGGGCCAATACCAGTGTGAAGTGTGGCAGGAACACATGAATGATGATGGCACCTtcagaaaaatacaaaaacaactgTCCAGTCCAGAGACTGTGAACATCACACCCAAAG AGAGTGATCTGACGGTGGTCATGGTGATGAAGGATTCGGTGACTGAGGGAGATACACTACAGGTCACCTGCTCTGTGTCGGGATTCAAAGGTCCTTTATCAGTGTCATGGCAACACAAGAAAGACTCAGGGGATTCCTTCAGTGATGTCATTAGTCTGACCCATGAGGGAGTGATGAAAGATATTGGGACAAGATATCAGAACAGACATGTTCAAACACTCCATTCTCCAGCTGGAAACTTTACCCTGGAGATTGGTGCATCTGCGACATCTGACAGTGGTGAATACAGGTGCATTGTGTCTGAATGGACCGTGCAGAGCAATGGAGAGATGACGAAAGCCAACACCCAGTCTCAGCAAAAAGCCATTTCAGTTAATTCTGTTG AATCTCTAATGAAGGTGACCTTAAAAAGTCGTACAACATCTGTGCCTATAAATTCTTCAATAGAATTACTATGTACAGTCAAAGGGCCTAAAGTGTCTTTGGGTGTACGCTGGATGTTTCGGCCCCCCAATTCAACTGTACAAAGGAACATTTTATCCATACGCCACACTGGAGAAATCTCCTGGGGAGCAGATCAGAGAAACTATCAGCTATCCGTTCAGCCACAGCCGTCAGCCACAATTCTTTTGCTCATAGTGCCACGAGCCAGCAAGCAACAAGAAGGACAGTACCAGTGCCAAGTTGATGCCTATCAAAAGTACATACAGAAAGCCATGAAGAACTCCAACCCGTTGGCTGTGACTGTACAAAAACCTG TGAGCAAGTTGAGCCTGTCCAAACTCAAGTCTCGTATGGAAACCACTGCCGACACTGATGCTATTATTGAATGCTCAGTCCTCACAACAACCACAGATACCTCTCGTCTCACGATAACATGGATGATTGGGTCCCAGATGCTCTTAACTATGGACCTAGATGCTGTTGTCAAGTTTGGCCCCACAGCTGGACTAGAGATGGACCAGAGAATCTGCATGAAAGTAAGACAGAAACAGACCTTCCAGTTGACTGTCCATCAGGTTAGAACATCTGACAGCGGACAGTATCGTTGTGAGGTGGACGAGTGGCTTCAGGATCCTCTTGGTGACTGGTATTCCCTAGAGAAAAAGTCTGTTTCCACAGAGCTTGTTGTCAAAGAGAAAG aaaGTAATCTGCATGTTAAGAAGGGGAACAATATGCTCAACCTTACCAAACATCAGGCTGGGTTCACCGTCGACTGTGTCATTGACTCACAGTCCAGTGATAATTCTGCCTTTGAGGTCACCTGGTTCAAGGTTCAGGAGGAAGGACCAGTCACTATATTCACTGCCAGGCGTGACGGTACCTTACACAGTGcaattaatgataaaaatctGGTGTTTGGACGACCACTTGCCACACACTACAAACTGACTGTGCCACAGATCAACCCCACTGATGTGGGGCAATACTACTGTCAGGTAGAGGAGTGGCTTCCAACTGCTAACAACTGGAAGAAATTTGCTTCAGATAAATCTGGAGAGCTCTCTGTCCATGTTCACACTGAAG GTGATTCCAAAATATCGATAGACCTGTTTGGATTGACACTGGGAATCACTATTCCACTGATTTGTTTTCTGGTATTGGTCATAATATTGTTGTTGAGTAGGAAGCACAAGAGGAATTCTGatcagaagaaaaagaaagcctGTCTGTGGGCTGAAAACCACCCCCTTAACCCTGTGCCGAAGGGGACTTCTGCTGCAAGGGACCATTCCTAA
- the LOC127519242 gene encoding immunoglobulin superfamily member 2-like isoform X1, whose product MREKEKGSVRLRMVNFWYRLWHLPLLLCLSGLLQWDLCYSQRLVQIQEGPLYRVQGYPISISCNVSGFKGPSLQNFEFRLKKSNVDINIISTENQNFAYAMFSSRVREKDIEIERLSGSSVLLRIKNLLEGDEGDFFCDTPNTDGEYLGTYEAGTTLNVIKDTLVASYFGSSSQSLSEGDPLQLECQVSSETYQHTHLSVIWFVHSEEDENPRPIITLNKDLTVKPGAGFEDRYRASLISMDKVEDTTYRLKMSQLQQSDQGKIYCKAIEWIQDPDRSWTQIAYKTSSACNVEVKRIEVGPDVDSFSVYMKASKGPLQVGDAVDIHCSVKAQNLGHLFSVTWLKNQKNVAQIGSSGMLTVFDSYKERENAAEMRAVKSSHTDYLLTIRSARTEDQGQYQCEVWQEHMNDDGTFRKIQKQLSSPETVNITPKESDLTVVMVMKDSVTEGDTLQVTCSVSGFKGPLSVSWQHKKDSGDSFSDVISLTHEGVMKDIGTRYQNRHVQTLHSPAGNFTLEIGASATSDSGEYRCIVSEWTVQSNGEMTKANTQSQQKAISVNSVESLMKVTLKSRTTSVPINSSIELLCTVKGPKVSLGVRWMFRPPNSTVQRNILSIRHTGEISWGADQRNYQLSVQPQPSATILLLIVPRASKQQEGQYQCQVDAYQKYIQKAMKNSNPLAVTVQKPVSKLSLSKLKSRMETTADTDAIIECSVLTTTTDTSRLTITWMIGSQMLLTMDLDAVVKFGPTAGLEMDQRICMKVRQKQTFQLTVHQVRTSDSGQYRCEVDEWLQDPLGDWYSLEKKSVSTELVVKEKESNLHVKKGNNMLNLTKHQAGFTVDCVIDSQSSDNSAFEVTWFKVQEEGPVTIFTARRDGTLHSAINDKNLVFGRPLATHYKLTVPQINPTDVGQYYCQVEEWLPTANNWKKFASDKSGELSVHVHTEGDSKISIDLFGLTLGITIPLICFLVLVIILLLSRKHKRNSDQKKKKACLWAENHPLNPVPKGTSAARDHS is encoded by the exons atgagagagaaggagaaaggATCCGTCAGATTACGGATGGTCAACTTCTGGTACCGACTGTGGCACCTGCCGCTGTTGCTGTGTCTCTCAGGACTCCTGCAGTGGG ATCTGTGCTACAGTCAGCGTCTGGTCCAGATCCAGGAAGGTCCTCTGTATCGAGTACAAGGATATCCCATCTCCATATCCTGTAATGTTAGTGGGTTTAAAGGCCCATCTTTACAGAATTTTGAATTTAGGCTCAAGAAATCAAACGTGGATATAAATATAATCAGTACTGAAAACCAAAACTTTGCCTACGCAATGTTCTCCAGTAGGGTAAGGGAAAAAGATATTGAGATTGAGAGGTTGTCAGGATCTTCAGTTCTCTTGAGGATCAAAAATTTGCTGGAAGGAGATGAAGGAGATTTCTTCTGTGACACCCCAAACACAGATGGTGAATATTTAGGAACTTATGAAGCGGGAACAACACTTAACG TGATTAAGGACACCCTGGTGGCATCATACTTTGGCTCTTCCTCCCAGAGTTTGTCTGAAGGTGATCCTCTTCAGCTTGAGTGTCAGGTCTCCAGCGAAACTTATCAGCACACCCATCTGTCGGTCATCTGGTTTGTCCACAGTGAAGAGGATGAGAACCCCCGACCAATCATCACTCTGAACAAAGATCTGACTGTAAAGCCAGGAGCTGGATTTGAGGATCGCTACCGCGCAAGTCTTATCAGCATGGATAAGGTGGAGGACACAACCTACAGACTGAAGATGTCTCAATTGCAGCAGTCAGACCAGGGGAAGATCTACTGCAAAGCCATTGAGTGGATCCAAGACCCAGACCGTTCCTGGACACAGATTGCCTACAAAACCAGCTCGGCATGTAACGTGGAGGTCAAACGAATTG AAGTGGGCCCTGATGTAGATTCATTTAGTGTCTATATGAAGGCCTCAAAGGGGCCACTACAGGTGGGAGATGCAGTGGACATCCACTGCAGTGTGAAGGCTCAGAATCTTGGTCATTTATTTTCGGTGACTTGGCTGAAGAATCAGAAGAACGTGGCTCAGATCGGATCTTCTGGGATGCTCACTGTGTTTGACAGttacaaagagagagagaatgcagCGGAGATGAGAGCAGTGAAAAGCAGTCACACGGACTACCTGCTGACCATCCGTTCGGCTAGGACTGAAGACCAGGGCCAATACCAGTGTGAAGTGTGGCAGGAACACATGAATGATGATGGCACCTtcagaaaaatacaaaaacaactgTCCAGTCCAGAGACTGTGAACATCACACCCAAAG AGAGTGATCTGACGGTGGTCATGGTGATGAAGGATTCGGTGACTGAGGGAGATACACTACAGGTCACCTGCTCTGTGTCGGGATTCAAAGGTCCTTTATCAGTGTCATGGCAACACAAGAAAGACTCAGGGGATTCCTTCAGTGATGTCATTAGTCTGACCCATGAGGGAGTGATGAAAGATATTGGGACAAGATATCAGAACAGACATGTTCAAACACTCCATTCTCCAGCTGGAAACTTTACCCTGGAGATTGGTGCATCTGCGACATCTGACAGTGGTGAATACAGGTGCATTGTGTCTGAATGGACCGTGCAGAGCAATGGAGAGATGACGAAAGCCAACACCCAGTCTCAGCAAAAAGCCATTTCAGTTAATTCTGTTG AATCTCTAATGAAGGTGACCTTAAAAAGTCGTACAACATCTGTGCCTATAAATTCTTCAATAGAATTACTATGTACAGTCAAAGGGCCTAAAGTGTCTTTGGGTGTACGCTGGATGTTTCGGCCCCCCAATTCAACTGTACAAAGGAACATTTTATCCATACGCCACACTGGAGAAATCTCCTGGGGAGCAGATCAGAGAAACTATCAGCTATCCGTTCAGCCACAGCCGTCAGCCACAATTCTTTTGCTCATAGTGCCACGAGCCAGCAAGCAACAAGAAGGACAGTACCAGTGCCAAGTTGATGCCTATCAAAAGTACATACAGAAAGCCATGAAGAACTCCAACCCGTTGGCTGTGACTGTACAAAAACCTG TGAGCAAGTTGAGCCTGTCCAAACTCAAGTCTCGTATGGAAACCACTGCCGACACTGATGCTATTATTGAATGCTCAGTCCTCACAACAACCACAGATACCTCTCGTCTCACGATAACATGGATGATTGGGTCCCAGATGCTCTTAACTATGGACCTAGATGCTGTTGTCAAGTTTGGCCCCACAGCTGGACTAGAGATGGACCAGAGAATCTGCATGAAAGTAAGACAGAAACAGACCTTCCAGTTGACTGTCCATCAGGTTAGAACATCTGACAGCGGACAGTATCGTTGTGAGGTGGACGAGTGGCTTCAGGATCCTCTTGGTGACTGGTATTCCCTAGAGAAAAAGTCTGTTTCCACAGAGCTTGTTGTCAAAGAGAAAG aaaGTAATCTGCATGTTAAGAAGGGGAACAATATGCTCAACCTTACCAAACATCAGGCTGGGTTCACCGTCGACTGTGTCATTGACTCACAGTCCAGTGATAATTCTGCCTTTGAGGTCACCTGGTTCAAGGTTCAGGAGGAAGGACCAGTCACTATATTCACTGCCAGGCGTGACGGTACCTTACACAGTGcaattaatgataaaaatctGGTGTTTGGACGACCACTTGCCACACACTACAAACTGACTGTGCCACAGATCAACCCCACTGATGTGGGGCAATACTACTGTCAGGTAGAGGAGTGGCTTCCAACTGCTAACAACTGGAAGAAATTTGCTTCAGATAAATCTGGAGAGCTCTCTGTCCATGTTCACACTGAAG GTGATTCCAAAATATCGATAGACCTGTTTGGATTGACACTGGGAATCACTATTCCACTGATTTGTTTTCTGGTATTGGTCATAATATTGTTGTTGAGTAGGAAGCACAAGAGGAATTCTGatcagaagaaaaagaaagcctGTCTGTGGGCTGAAAACCACCCCCTTAACCCTGTGCCGAAGGGGACTTCTGCTGCAAGGGACCATTCCTAA